A region from the Benincasa hispida cultivar B227 chromosome 10, ASM972705v1, whole genome shotgun sequence genome encodes:
- the LOC120089162 gene encoding S-adenosylmethionine carrier 1, chloroplastic/mitochondrial, with protein sequence MEAEYVAISETEKEVVWFIKFLTNLEVVPNMHMHVTLYCDTSGIVEILKEPKAINVESTSSGMKKIKNKKEKEYIGDWIAFRYKLQNIAGNFTVAMDAKSSSLASSVDSRKVFASVSMKEENPFDFLRTVFEGVIAGGTAGVVVETALYPIDTIKTRLQAVRGGGQIVLKGLYAGLGGNIAGVLPASALFVGVYEPTKQKLLRTFPENLSALAHFTAGAVGGIAASLIRVPTEVVKQRMQTGQFASAPDAVRLIATKEGFKGLYAGYGSFLLRDLPFDAIQFCIYEQLRIGYKLAAKRDLNDPENAIIGAFAGALTGAITTPLDVIKTRLMVQGSGNQYKGIIDCVQTIVREEGAPALLKGIGPRVLWIGIGGSIFFGVLESTKRLLAERRPSTRENPKQD encoded by the exons atggaagcggaGTATGTAGCTATAAGTGAAACGgaaaaagaagtagtatggttCATAAAGTTCCTGACgaatttggaagtagttccaaatatgcacatGCAtgtcaccctctattgtgataccAGTGGAATAGTTGAAATTTTAAAGGAACCCAAAGCCATAAacgtggaaagcacatcgagcggAA tgaaaaaaataaaaaataaaaaggaaaaagaatataTTGGGGATTGGATTGCATTTCGTTACAAGCTACAGAACATAGCAGGCAATTTCACAGTAGCCATGGACGCGAAAAGCTCCTCCTTAGCTTCTTCAG TTGATTCAAGAAAAGTCTTCGCATCTGTCAGCATGAAGGAAGAAaacccatttgattttttgcGGACTGTATTTG AGGGTGTCATAGCAGGAGGAACAGCGGGTGTGGTTGTTGAGACAGCTTTATACCCTATTGATACAATAAAGACGCGGCTACAG GCTGTGCGTGGAGGAGGACAGATAGTATTGAAGGGGCTTTATGCTGGTTTGGGTGGAAACATTGCTGGTGTGCTGCC GGCTTCTGCTTTATTTGTTGGCGTGTATGAACCCACCAAGCAGAAATTGCTGAGGACTTTTCCTGAAAACCTTAGTGCACTAGCCCATTTT ACGGCTGGTGCAGTAGGAGGTATTGCTGCTTCACTCATTCGTGTTCCAACAGAG GTTGTTAAACAACGGATGCAAACTGGACAATTTGCATCAGCTCCGGATGCCGTACGCCTAATTGCAACAAAAGAAGGTTTTAAAGGACTCTATGCA GGATATGGATCTTTTCTATTGAGAGATTTGCCATTTGATGCAATTCAATTTTGCATTTATGAGCAGCTACGAATAGGTTATAAGTTGGCG GCAAAGCGGGACTTGAATGATCCTGAAAATGCTATTATTGGAGCTTTTGCAG GTGCATTAACTGGAGCTATAACTACTCCCCTCGACGTCATTAAGACAAGATTAATGGTTCAG GGATCTGGAAATCAGTATAAGGGAATTATTGACTGTGTCCAAACGATTGTCAGGGAGGAAGGAGCTCCTGCTCTTTTGAAG GGTATCGGACCTCGAGTACTATGGATAGGCATTGGGGGTTCCATTTTCTTCGGTGTCCTTGAAAGCACAAAGCGGTTACTAGCAGAGAGGCGTCCAAGTACTCGTGAAAACCCAAAACAAGACTAA